The DNA window gtatatgtatattttacaaaaaaataggTCTCATTATGCATCAAAcgtttataatattaattaactgaTAAAACTCTGTTCATGGTCTCCTTTTTCTCTACCCCACCCTTCATTTATCAAATATGCATATTCCAATATCACAATCCGAGCTCGAGTTCAAGAACTCGTTCAATTTGTTCGCTTCTTCTCTACCACTACTCTGTAACAACAGCAATGCCATGTCTGAGTTGTTAGTATTATTATCTGCAGCATCAAAGCATGAAACTGCTACTTCACCATGGTATCTATCTTCATGGCTCAACTGAGAAGCAACAAACTTGTCGAGGGTTCTCCAGTCAGTCACTTTctcattgttgttgttgttgcacATTATCTTCAGCAGatgatcttcttcttctttgtgattggtattattattattattattattctcggGCACCAGAGATATGGAAGTCGGCTTTTTTATTAATGGCAGAGATGGGCTCTCTAGCTGAGGAAGCTGTACGAACTGATCGGAGTGGACAAAGTTTAAGTTTTCAGCCTCGGTCTCTTGCTTACACAAGTAACTCGGAGGTAAAAGATTCTGGGGTTGCCTAGACAAGTAGTCGAGTGGATCAACCACTGAGCTAATGCCACTTGGTTCGTCGTAGCTTGAATCCCACACATCAATGCTCTTGGTTTGACCAGTTGTTTTCTTCTTAAATGCTCGACAAACAACCCAGCCTTCTTCCTGCAAAAGTTTTGGAAGAAAGATTAAGTTAACCAAAGTCTAGAATATGATGGGATATGAAAGCTATAGAGGAGAACTGGAATTTTGCTTTTCACACTCACACACACAAAAAGAACCCATGGCAGAAAAGGAATTGGGAGaaagtatatttatatttttgatatgaAAAGTTATATTAATCACTTTTTTGATAGTTATGGTGGAAACTGGAAACCGTGTTTCTAGAAATTAATCATGTTATGTTGACATTTCGGTAAATGGTCTTCAaagcagaaaaaaaaaatgtgattCCATTTCTCAAATAACTGGTATAATAATTCAACTGAAAGTATATAGACGAAGAATGCATTGATTCATGTGAAGAATTTATGATTCTAAGAAAATCCATGGCTTATAGTAATGGATGCCTAACCCTTTCTTTGTTCATAAATacttgaaaaaaataaagttttaaataatACTAGGTCAAGTGTGCCTGTTCAAAGCTACTCAGAATGTCGGACGACCATGAagactatatatatatacttgcttTTCACTTTATTGACGACTCCGTTGACAAAGAGAGGGATAGAAAGTGAAGATCAACTAAAGATTAATGAaggaataatataatataatataatatatatatatgcttgccTGTGGAGGTCCATTCTCGTCGGATTCAAGCCTGTATTCATGCATGATCCAGTCGGTTTTCTGTCCATTAGGAGCTCTTCCTTTGTAGAAAACAAGGGTCTTCCTCATTCCGATCAGCTTGGATTTATCGTACACCGCCTTGTCTCGCCCCGTTGCTTTCCAAAAACCAGCCATGGTTGCTCTGTTAGTCCTTGTCCCCGTTGGATATTTCTTATCCTTGTGACTGAAGAAATACCACTCGCTTTGCTCCTCGTATCCGATCCGGCACCTCTCTGCATCAACATCATCGTAAACCATTATTTAGATCTCATAAATACGTACATAAAAGACAAGCTTTGAAACAACATCGATGTCTAGGGTTATTAAGTTTTCATGCAAGTATGAAACCCTAGTTGTGGATCTTAACCCCAGACAGCTGAATCAAGcaaattatgttttgtttaacCTCTAAAAAGTGATCAAAGATTGAAAACGAAAAGGGGGGAAAAAAACCTTGAAGATCCCATGGTTCGATCCTATAGAGATCAATGTCTCTGATGACATCGAGATCAATCTTCTGCGATGCGACCTTCTTCCTCAGATAATACCCAACAAGCTCCTCGTCCGTCGGGTGGAACCGGAATCCAGGTGGGACACATGACTCCATTGACTCCATCATAACTGTTGTTGCTTCTGCATCAATTTCACCACACACCCTATTAGCTGACTATACCTCTCTCTTTTATTTATATCAACTCGAAATCATAACCAATAAATGAAGTTAAAAGAGAAGGGAGAAACTACAAACCCGAGACAAAAATTTGCACGAAAAATAAATGGCAAAAAAAGAAAGTAGAAGAAAAATAATGAACAAGTCTCCAACTAAAAAGGTGACAAGTGTTATCATAATCATCAGCTAGGCTAGCTCATTTGGTAGTGAGCAACACTCATCACCATGTTTATCTCTAGAAAAATCAAAATTACCATGTCttataaaaacaaaaacccaTTATTCCATTAGacattaatgatattttattagaGAATAGGTGAAAAAAGGAGGGGAAAATGGAATCATGAGAGAAGTTGGAACATAGCCTTCTCTctatctctttctctctctctctgtttGTGGTGCAGCTCTCTCAAGGGGGAAAACGGGACAGCTAGAGGTTTGAGCTAATGATGTTGTCTTGTGTTGGTGAATGGTGGAAATGATGCATCAAGAACGGGGTTTCcattaacaaaataacaaataatttacaAAAGAGAAGAGTTTCTAGAAATACAAACTAATCAAATATAAAGTTTTACTAAACGGGCTGAAACAAACAGAAATTTACTTTtccgaacatatatatataaattaatcaaagaatGTTAATTAGTGTGTAAACACATTTGAGTTTATGGTTTTTTGAGCAAACAGAATCGAAAAGTATATTGAATGGacaatgtgattatgtgaatgatgttgACCACAAATGAGCACGCCTTTGTTTGAAAGAAGAAAAAGGCTGTTTGGAGACAAAAAGAGGCCCGTTTCCATTGGATCAAGGTATGAAAAAAGAGCAAGGGCATAGAACCTATAAAGAGAAAAAGGAACTGTGTCTCATATGCAAATGAAACGGACTCTGCCACTTTGTCTGTTTGTCGAGAATGTCCATAGCAGCACGGGTGACCTTTTCTTTCATATACACTAATTATGAGAGTggaacaaaaaacaaaacaaataatgcCAAGTTACCCAAAATAAAAAGAGGGTTTGCTACTTTGCTTTGCCTCCAATtctcacacacaaaaaaaaaacagatagtTCCCAAAACTCATTCAGGTTTTGGTGAGATTTACAGGAAACAACTTCCATCTCCAGTCTTTATATGTAACTGGTTGGAGGGTTTGTGTTAGAATGTTCAGAGACAAAAAACAAACAAACGTTTTCATCAATTCCTTCACCAAATCTTAGTCTTCCTAGTAATAATAAGGTGGCTTCTTTTGACCAAACAAAATAATGTGAAAAACATAGACAAAAAGAAAAATTGCTATGCCAAGCGATGTGCTACTTTACCATGATAAATGCTATGCAAACGAATATTGCAGTCATATTTTGGattgtttttatgtttaaaaaccGTAAAATAATGGGGATTTTAGGGTGCAGAACAAGATTGAGAATAGAGAAggttgaaaagaaaagatattttaattcagagtaaatgcaaaaaaaaaaaaagcttaccaGAAACAAGGTAATGGTAGAGTTAGAAATGAAGAAGGtgacaaaaaaaagagaaaagagacaGAAATAAAGAATAGAAAGACAAAAGAGAAGAGAGATATGAAAGAGAATATAAAAGGAATAAGGAGGGAAGAACCGCTGGATTTAATTGCGCATGGTTGATGGCTGTCCCCAGTTGCTTACGTCACTGGCAGGCTAGCTTCTTACACAAATTCTCGTTTTTTCATCCCTTGTCcgattttcattatatatttctTCTTAAGTTCGGTGAAAGTCGACATTCCGTATGAAACTCAAGGTATTTTTTGGGTAACAATTTCAAACTTTTGATATTGTTAGAGGTAATGTAATATTAGGATTAcgagaatataaatttattggtaaattttattattttgttgagatgagattatatgaaactgtgattttatattatctctatttttttaataggAAAATGACAATTAATTTCTAGTTTTTTCCTCTTgacaaaatttaaattcaactaaaaatactAGAAATCAACAAGAAAAATTTTATGTCATTCCCCTATTAAAAAGGGATAGAGATGACATGGGATCATAATTTCATACCATCATTTCTCTACTTTGTTTGATTGATTAAGTAGAAAGTAAGATGAAGTTTTTAGTCGATGAAATTTAAGATTAATTGGaagtatattttattaaattattttcttatagaatttagtttttttaataaatttaattcttttaatatttttaattttaattttcacaaatttataataaaatattacaatttatatatcgATAAGTAAATATACgatgttgaaataaatttataaatcataattataataattcataaaaaagAATTACATCACCaactataattataattataacaataattattctactaataaataaattattacagtAAATATACATCATTTTAAAGTATGTCATCTACTATTTCACTGATAGAAAAATGTTTTTGCTTTCAATTAGTCTTACTTTTATTTGAGGAAAAAAGTCTAAATTgagtaaaacaataaaaataaagagcAAATCGGCTCAAAGTTTAATACTACGTATGTAATTTAAGATAACTTTAAAAGGAATGAGTGGTTCATTCTTATCTTAGGTAAAGTCTATCGTGTTGCGatagaaataaacaaaaacaaataagttCTAGCTAATATAATAAAGATACCAATTGTCGTTCCGATGATTCCATTTATTTTAAATAGCTCAAGGACGAATTCATACGGAATGGAAATATTCCAACCCCCAAGTAAAGAACTGTTACAAATAACGAAGAAAATAATAGATTTAGATAGGAAGCAAcgtaaaataaaccaaatttgatACCTGAATATTCGGTTTGATACCCTGCTACTAATTTTTCCTTTGCTTCTGGTAAATCAAAAGGTAATCTCTCACATTGaagaaattagaaaaaagatAAACCCTATTGGCTGACGCCACAAATTCTATCCCAAAAATCGTAATAAGATTACACCCTATATTATGGCATCTTAACTATTATTTGAGAATATAAGATTACGAGGTGATCAGAAAGTAGAGAATCCAAACAACGTAATCTTATTCCAAATATGTAACATTACAGGTCATACTATTATATACATTTGTATCTCATCTGTATCTCACCCACTAATTGAATCCCAATTCAATTGTGAAataatcaaaaaaaaattataaagtgacAATATTATTTATAAACTTGTAATCTTCACTGCATTTAAACTTGAGAATAGACATGCATGATGTGATTTAAACTTGAGACTTTACTGTATTTATAAACTCAAATATACCATTTCAACTAAAGttacatttgatttttatttgaaCCTTAAATTGTTATATAAATCTTTCTGTAACTGTGTCATAATTTTGTACTGTGTTTGACTGAGTTAACATCACTCATTAATTGGGTCTCAATTTAGTTGTAAAGTTACCAAAAGCTTGTTTTCCGTACTTGTTGAGAATCATGGGATTTAAATCCAAAACATCATAATCATCACTTTTTTAACTTCACTATTTCAACTAAACTCACACTGAATTTTCATACCAATcgctttttataatttttttatataaatattttttccaTCGAAATTGTAGGTGTGCTATAATCTCATATTTATATGCAGGGgcaaagtcaaaaaaattttttaggggagagaaataaaattgtaatttttactataataaaaatgcaatttcactattttaatagtttatatttttatcatttttaaagaattggataaattttttatcatttttagaaaagtcaaagtgcaattttatctttactaatttaaaattttaaatatttatattttatttaataacataaatatttattattttaatttcaggcaatataaaataattgaaactaCTTTATAATAAGATATTACTtatctcaaaattttaataatttaaatcacaatgaatatataatttgatatggGTCGAAAAGCGTAATCCAATATTTTATCATGCATTGTCTATTCGTTTTATTTAGCTTCAATATAatagtttaaataataaaatatttcttatttaattttgaatagtttaaattaaaataaaagttaattcaatatatatcaaacattttttattaaaattttttatttaattttaatataataaaaaaatattttgatactatttatctataaatttaaatagtttaaattataataaaaatgtaatgtaAAATGAATACGAAGTGTAATTCAATATTAATCGTACTATAAATATTTATTCaagatttttatttagttttaatataataatataaataatattttaaatttccataaaagtataaataacaaaaaataaaaaaaagtataattcaatatttatcaaattttatctcttcaaaatttcagttttgatatataagttaatatatacttgaaaaaaattatatatatttaataatattattatttaaattatatatttaataaaatttataaatgtaaATTAAGATTAGTCtcatttaatcaatatttttatacaaaattaaatattttaactgAAACTTGTTTTATAAAGACTTAACCGATACTTTACATGTTTTGCCTTTTCAATCCCTACATATCGTGAGATATCGCAATAATTCCCCTCGTGGTTCACATTAAACCATTTTGGTTGTGGAATTCTGACACGCTAACCACGTTGGCATACGTCACGACAACCCTGGCCACGTGCTGCCGGTAAAGAACCACCAGTCGGTCCACGCTATCACTGTTTCCTATCAACGCTGTCGGGACTGAGCTCTCAAGTCGCGTCTGCCATGGCTTTCCGCCTTCTTTATTCATTTCCAGAACTGGAGACTCTTCACCAAAATCCAGAGAGGACACTTTTAGGGACATTCCGGTCATTTCGAGCCACGAATTACGGCCTTCAAATGATTTGACGACAAGTATTTAGGAGAAGGAAGATGAACAGTGGAATCCACGTGGTGGAGTGGGGTTGGTGAGCTCACATCCTTCTTTACGTAGAAGATAAACAAAGGAATGtgcaaaagaaatatatatatatagtaagggCCCTCCTTACTTTCCATTTCCAGTTTCTCTGAAACTGCAACTCTTTTGGCCTTCCAAACCTGTTCATCTTACACTTCCAGTATAGTAGTATATTAAAATTATCAACCATCAtaacattataaattattttacaattcCCAGttctatagttttttttttgtcgaccctataaaaataagaaattttattcTACTTTTGTAACAAATTTATACAAAAGCtaaatataattttgattaaattaataaagttaaGATAATAAAGATTAAGATGTTTtgattcatattattttttaaatttaccaaaatataaaaaaggcaTAAAtgcattcaaaataaaatttgttgtTTCGTAAAAAGAATATATTTTTGGTAATCTTATAATTGAATCAACCTCTCAATAATTAGATATAGAATGTTCCGTTTGGTAACATTGTAATATGGCTCTTAGTGCCAATTGTTTTATTGTTTAGTTgttaaaatcaacttaatatttattatatcacTTTCAACTCGAAAATTCGAAATACATTagtttttttctctcattttttttgtttttttggataTTTTCCGGGTCTATTTTATTGCCAATGTTTG is part of the Gossypium hirsutum isolate 1008001.06 chromosome D11, Gossypium_hirsutum_v2.1, whole genome shotgun sequence genome and encodes:
- the LOC107912799 gene encoding NAC domain-containing protein 37-like, coding for MMESMESCVPPGFRFHPTDEELVGYYLRKKVASQKIDLDVIRDIDLYRIEPWDLQERCRIGYEEQSEWYFFSHKDKKYPTGTRTNRATMAGFWKATGRDKAVYDKSKLIGMRKTLVFYKGRAPNGQKTDWIMHEYRLESDENGPPQEEGWVVCRAFKKKTTGQTKSIDVWDSSYDEPSGISSVVDPLDYLSRQPQNLLPPSYLCKQETEAENLNFVHSDQFVQLPQLESPSLPLIKKPTSISLVPENNNNNNNTNHKEEEDHLLKIMCNNNNNEKVTDWRTLDKFVASQLSHEDRYHGEVAVSCFDAADNNTNNSDMALLLLQSSGREEANKLNEFLNSSSDCDIGICIFDK